CATCCACTGGCCTGAGACCATGATGACCTATGAGACAAAGCGCAAAATTTTATTTGCCTGCGATGCCTTTGGGTCATACGGTAAGGTGGAGGATGACACCATTTTTGACGACCAGCTCTCTGCGGACAAACACGCGTTTTTTGAAAATGAGGCGTTGCGCTATTACGCCAACATTGTCGCCGCATTTTCAGGTCCCGTACTCAAGGGGCTGAGCAAACTGTCCGGATTGGATGTTGAGGTCATCTGTCCTTCCCACGGTATTATCTGGCGGGAGAACCCCGGTGTGATCATCGATCACTACAAACGCTATGCAGAGTACAGTAAGGGCCCGGCAGAACGGGAGGTTACCCTGGTCTGGTCCAGCATGTACGGCAGTACAAAATCAATGCTGAACCTTGTGGTTGAGACCATCAGAAAGCACAAGATTCCGGTGCATGTTTACCAGGCGCCAGGCGATGATATCGGCTATATCCTGGCCAGTGCCTGGAAGTCTGCCGGGCTTATTTTTGGTATGCCAACCTATGAGTACAAGGTCTTTCCGCCCATGTCCCATGTGATTGATGAGCTGCTTGTAAAGAAAGTGACCAATAAAAAGGTCTTCAGGTACGGCTCCTATGGATGGGTCGGAGGGGCCCAGCGGGATTTTGAATCCAAACTTGAAAAGTCCGGCTGGGATCTGCTCGGATTTTATGAATGGCAGGGGGCACCTACCAGCGAGGATGAGCAGGCCATGATCGAGAAGATTAATGCTTTTTGCGAGGAACTGATTAAGTTTACCGAGTAAAACAGATAAACGGTGGGCACAAAAGCGTGCCCTCCATTCTATTTTTACTTAAGTCCCATTTCCCGCCACAGATTTAGAAGTGTATTCCGGGCGTTGTCAAAATTGTATTCATCAATTTCCCGGGTAAGTTGATCAACCAGGCTTTTCATCGCATCCCCGGAAAGCTGATCTTTGATCTGTCCGGCCACTCTGACGGCCTCGGTGTTGTTTTCGTCAAGCATTTCTTGAAGGATTATAAGTTTCGGCTTAAGTGTCTCAGGATGCCCCGCCGCCCCTTCCTGTGTTTGTTGTAATTTTTGCTTACCAGTCTCAAGGCCATTGATTACTTTAATAACGTCTGAAAGATGGGTTGAAAAATCAGCCAGCAGGGTTTCGGCCGTCTGAATATCTTCGTTTTTGAGTGCATCATCCAGCTGTTTTGCAGATTCAAAAACGAGGGTTGCACTGATATTTCCTGAAACCCCTTTAACGGCATGGGTAATTCTTTGCGCTGTTTCTATATCTCCGGAGCGCAGGGCCTGTTGGATTTTATCTACCGTATCTGCCTGATTCCCGGCAAATTTTTTTAAAAGATTCCGGTATAAATTCATGTCCCCGGCCAGACGAGTCACCCCCTCCTGGATGTCGATCCCCGGCAGGGGTCCCCAATTATCAGATAATGCGTTAGGGTCAATTCCTTTGTTGGGTACGACGGGCTTCTTTATACGGCTGGATTTTTTTGAGGAGGGTTTCACCCATGTGCGCAAGGCATTGAGCAGTTGCTTGACATCTATGGGTTTGGTCACATAGTCATTCATTCCCGCTGCCAGGGTTTTTTCCCTGTCTCCGGTCATGGCATTGGCCGTCATGGCGATAATGGGCAGATCTTTAAATCCCGGCAATTGTCTGATTTTACGGCTGGCGGTGTAGCCGTCCATCTCCGGCATGTTGATATCCATGAGCACAGCGTCATATTCTGTCTTCTGAACCGCTTCTAATGCCAGGAGGCCGTTATCTGCCAGATCAACAACAAAGCCGTTGTTTTCCAGAATCCCTTTGGCCACCTGCTGGTTCACCTCGTTGTCCTCGGCCAACAAAAATTTTGCCCCCTGGATTTGTGTAACGCTGGGAAATTGCTCTTTTGGGAGCTCAAAGAAGTGTAGATGCTTTTTTTCTCCCAGTACCGTTATGATTGAATCGAATAATGAAGACGGAGAAACCGGTTTGATCAGATAGCCGTCAAGTCCTAATTGATTGACCTTTTGCTC
This window of the uncultured Desulfobacter sp. genome carries:
- a CDS encoding FprA family A-type flavoprotein, producing MKFQKIVDDIYRLGVNIEDKDYLFEGIWPIPHGISINAYLIKGEKNVLIDLTQDIMDFPKAIAGQIEELSLAVEDIDIIVVNHMEPDHAGWLREFCKKNTKGVIYCTKKAIPLLEAFGEVPADRAVAITDGMTLAVGDYELQFFETPNIHWPETMMTYETKRKILFACDAFGSYGKVEDDTIFDDQLSADKHAFFENEALRYYANIVAAFSGPVLKGLSKLSGLDVEVICPSHGIIWRENPGVIIDHYKRYAEYSKGPAEREVTLVWSSMYGSTKSMLNLVVETIRKHKIPVHVYQAPGDDIGYILASAWKSAGLIFGMPTYEYKVFPPMSHVIDELLVKKVTNKKVFRYGSYGWVGGAQRDFESKLEKSGWDLLGFYEWQGAPTSEDEQAMIEKINAFCEELIKFTE